A DNA window from Actinomycetota bacterium contains the following coding sequences:
- a CDS encoding DUF4350 domain-containing protein, whose amino-acid sequence MSGRAGARTGVGRALPWVAVVLGVALVVAVAGRGPEEGEPLDPGSPGPLGTKALMDVLRELGGEVGISSDPPGSAVQTTLLLSDDLTPERRQDLLEWVRQGGTLVVADPSSGVTEVEPAGSTRIGLLDAEIERRCDVAALGNVGRVAAPGGVVFEIPAGRGAAAGTRACFPRNDGAWLLVQPLGLGTVVRLGGASVLVNEELGEADNGLLLASLLVPAPGTAVRVLRPPLPGGGNAGLGDLVAPRVRLALWQLVVAFVLLALWRARRLGRPVAEPQPVQLPGAELVMAVGNLLQRAKGRGQAARLLTDDLRRSLTERLGLPPSAPPDLVADTVAARTGIPRERVLRALSPATPRDEAELVALSQAVDTVRREVTRVR is encoded by the coding sequence GTGAGCGGGCGGGCCGGGGCCCGGACCGGGGTCGGGAGGGCGCTGCCGTGGGTGGCGGTCGTCCTGGGGGTGGCGCTGGTGGTGGCGGTCGCGGGGCGGGGGCCCGAGGAGGGCGAGCCGCTGGACCCGGGGTCGCCGGGGCCGCTGGGGACCAAGGCGCTGATGGACGTGCTGCGGGAGCTGGGCGGCGAGGTGGGCATCTCCTCCGACCCGCCCGGGAGCGCCGTCCAGACGACGCTGCTGCTCAGCGACGACCTCACCCCCGAACGGCGCCAGGACCTGCTCGAGTGGGTCCGGCAGGGCGGGACCCTGGTGGTGGCCGACCCCAGCTCCGGCGTGACCGAGGTCGAGCCGGCCGGCTCGACCCGCATCGGCCTGCTCGACGCCGAGATCGAACGGCGCTGCGACGTGGCCGCCCTGGGCAACGTGGGCCGGGTGGCGGCGCCCGGCGGGGTCGTGTTCGAGATCCCCGCGGGCCGGGGGGCGGCGGCCGGCACCCGGGCCTGCTTCCCCCGCAACGACGGCGCCTGGCTGCTGGTCCAGCCGCTCGGCCTCGGCACCGTCGTCCGCCTCGGCGGGGCCAGCGTGCTCGTCAACGAGGAGCTCGGCGAGGCCGACAACGGCCTGCTGCTGGCCAGCCTGCTGGTCCCGGCGCCGGGGACGGCCGTCCGGGTGCTGCGGCCGCCCCTGCCCGGCGGAGGGAACGCCGGGCTGGGCGACCTGGTCGCCCCCAGGGTGCGGCTGGCGCTGTGGCAGCTCGTCGTCGCCTTCGTCCTGCTCGCCCTCTGGCGGGCGCGCCGGCTGGGCCGGCCCGTGGCCGAGCCGCAGCCGGTCCAGCTCCCCGGGGCCGAGCTGGTCATGGCCGTCGGCAACCTGCTCCAGCGGGCCAAGGGGCGCGGCCAGGCGGCGCGCCTGCTCACCGACGACCTGCGCCGCTCGCTGACCGAGCGGCTGGGCCTGCCCCCGTCGGCCCCGCCCGACCTGGTGGCCGACACGGTCGCCGCCCGGACCGGGATCCCGCGCGAGCGGGTGCTCCGGGCCCTCAGCCCGGCCACGCCCCGCGACGAGGCCGAGCTCGTCGCCCTCAGCCAAGCCGTCGACACCGTCCGCCGGGAGGTCACCCGTGTCCGTTAG